From Rhododendron vialii isolate Sample 1 chromosome 10a, ASM3025357v1, the proteins below share one genomic window:
- the LOC131304794 gene encoding altered inheritance of mitochondria protein 32-like, producing MRTAHPSRFLTLAHSRFSLSSSHIRFLSSSHSLPATPLSPPLSLSSPLSSMAEAVDNTITNSLSSSSAAADDVEFGFKRPEMYKEKLAGTVDPPFDRHVFLCYGSYDSWPSRVESSDSDPLPKLLSGALKTRKNEIGVKTRLTVCEGREGTEFSDGDVLIFPEMIKYRGLKDSDVDSFVEDVIVSGKPWASGVPEVLAGSHVFVCAHANRDKRCGVCGPVLIEKFEEEIETRGLKDQVFVSACSHIGGHKYAGNIIIFSPDAEGKIAGHWYGYVTPDDVPEMLDQHIGKGEIIDRLWRGQMGVYVEPAEKAKEQKIPNGKDEEKSKKKHKGEKKVQVENGVVASCCQGANGVSCCQDGSSEAKETAEVKGKKELGKCSGWMGKWEQSEVLTAVGVVGAVATIAVAYSFYRRSG from the exons ATGCGCACTGCGCACCCGTCGCGATTCCTCACCCTCGCCCACTCCCGCTTCTCTCTCTCGTCATCACACATTCGCTTCCTCTCCTCCTCCCACTCTCTCCCCgcaactcctctctctcctcccctctctctttcctccccaCTCTCCTCCATGGCCGAAGCTGTGGACAACACCATCaccaactctctctcctcctcctccgccgccgccgatGACGTGGAGTTCGGGTTCAAACGGCCGGAGATGTACAAGGAGAAACTCGCCGGCACCGTCGACCCTCCCTTCGACCGCCACGTGTTCCTCTGCTACGGAAGCTACGACTCCTGGCCCTCTCGCGTCGAGAGCTCCGATTCCGATCCGCTCCCCAAGCTTCTCTCCGGAGCTCTCAAGACTCGCAAGAACGAAATCGGCGTCAAG ACTCGTCTGACTGTATGCGAGGGACGCGAGGGAACTGAGTTTTCAGATGGAGATGTTCTTATTTTCCCCGAGATGATTAAGTACAG GGGGTTGAAGGACTCAGATGTGGATAGCTTTGTTGAGGATGTAATCGTGAGTGGCAAACCGTGGGCATCAGGAGTGCCAGAGGTGTTGGCTGGTTCTCATGTGTTCGTTTGTGCTCATGCCAATAGAGATAAAAGATGTGGTGTTTGTGGACCAGTTCttattgagaagtttgaagagGAGATTGAAACGAGGGGATTGAAGGATCAGGTTTTTGTGAGTGCTTGTTCGCATATTGGGGGTCACAAATATGCTGGGAACATCATAATTTTCAGTCCAGATGCAGAGGGAAAAATTGCTGGTCACTG GTATGGTTATGTTACTCCTGATGATGTGCCTGAAATGCTGGATCAACATATTGGAAAGGGAGAGATCATAGATCGCCTTTGGAG GGGGCAaatgggtgtatatgttgaaccTGCTGAGAAAGCAAAGGAACAGAAGATTCCAAATGGAAAAGATGAGGAGAAAAGCAAGAAGAAGCACAAAGGAGAGAAGAAAGTTCAAGTCGAGAATGGGGTTGTGGCAAGTTGTTGCCAGGGTGCTAATGGGGTTTCATGCTGCCAAGATGGAAGTTCGGAGGCGAAAGAAACCGCTGAAgtgaaaggaaagaaagagcTGGGAAAATGTTCAGGCTGGATGGGAAAGTGGGAGCAAAGTGAGGTCCTTACAGCAGTTGGTGTGGTTGGAGCAGTGGCAACAATTGCTGTGGCTTACAGCTTCTATCGAAGGTCAGGTTAA
- the LOC131304188 gene encoding protein NBR1 homolog isoform X2: MGFLIVSRLITSIMVSALVIKIKYGDSLRCFHSYVDENGLLDIDLDGLKARILYLFNLSPDANLVLTYIDEDTDNVALVDEEDFYYAIEQCLNPMMITARLDYHKRMRAREETGRSSRHSLSSVYTCFEEFLKYVPKPLQGRTSEPFDNLMNGDASSNLEFSHIVECLAKLKSGCQTIGASEIDQKASEFLETSKDTFSTPKKSLGDESIAPIQKSYQKELNKGNIDRNASTLRLDPASIHGAVKGFPKHDPIQQSPDQKFCTNPSSADVLRDSLIRPCVTGLGSLLIQDISIKDGDKMKPSVLRSLNGMSKDQLEARKMIKTSVLRSLHGQGMGRREMAST; this comes from the exons ATGGGTTTTCTGATTGTTTCCCGATTGATCACATCAATCATGGTTTCCGCTCTAGTAATCAAG ATCAAATATGGAGATTCACTTAGGTGCTTCCATTCTTATGTTGATGAGAATGGACTTCTTGATATTGATTTGGATGGACTAAAAGCGAGAATTCTCTATCTCTTCAATCTCAGCCCAGACGCCAATCTTGTCCTTACGTATATTGATGAAGATACCGACAATGTGGCACTTGTTGATGAAGAAGATTTTTACTATGCCATTGAACAATGCTTGAATCCCATGATGATAACTGCACGTTTAGACTATCACAAGAGAATGAGAGCTAGGGAAGAAACAGGCAGAAGTTCAAGACACTCATTGTCTAGTGTCTATACCTGTTTTGAGGAGTTCTTAAAATATGTTCCTAAGCCATTGCAGGGTAGAACTTCAGAGCCATTCGACAATCTGATGAATGGTGATGCATCCTCTAATCTAGAGTTCAGTCACATAGTGGAATGTTTAGCAAAGCTTAAATCAGGGTGTCAAACTATTGGAGCTTCCGAAATAGATCAAAAAGCGTCCGAGTTTTTAGAAACTTCAAAAGATACATTTTCTACGCCAAAGAAGTCTCTAGGTGATGAATCTATTGCTCCAATCCAAAAGAGCTATCAAAAAGAGTTGAATAAGGGAAATATCGACAGAAATGCAAGTACTCTTCGTTTGGACCCTGCTTCAATCCATGGAGCTGTCAAGGGTTTTCCTAAGCATGACCCAATACAACAGTCACCAGATCAG AAATTTTGCACAAATCCGTCATCTGCTGATGTTTTACGAGATAGTTTAATAAGACCGTGTGTGACGGGCCTTGGAAGTCTTCTCATTCAAGACATCAGCATAAAGGATGGCGATAAAATGAAGCCAAGTGTTTTAAGAAGTCTAAATGGAATGTCAAAAGATCAATTGGAAGCGAGGAAGATGATTAAGACAAGTGTTTTAAGAAGTTTACACGGACAAGGAATGGGACGAAGAGAGATGGCTTCAACTTGA
- the LOC131304188 gene encoding uncharacterized protein LOC131304188 isoform X1, producing the protein MGFLIVSRLITSIMVSALVIKIKYGDSLRCFHSYVDENGLLDIDLDGLKARILYLFNLSPDANLVLTYIDEDTDNVALVDEEDFYYAIEQCLNPMMITARLDYHKRMRAREETGRSSRHSLSSVYTCFEEFLKYVPKPLQGRTSEPFDNLMNGDASSNLEFSHIVECLAKLKSGCQTIGASEIDQKASEFLETSKDTFSTPKKSLGDESIAPIQKSYQKELNKGNIDRNASTLRLDPASIHGAVKGFPKHDPIQQSPDQFQKFCTNPSSADVLRDSLIRPCVTGLGSLLIQDISIKDGDKMKPSVLRSLNGMSKDQLEARKMIKTSVLRSLHGQGMGRREMAST; encoded by the exons ATGGGTTTTCTGATTGTTTCCCGATTGATCACATCAATCATGGTTTCCGCTCTAGTAATCAAG ATCAAATATGGAGATTCACTTAGGTGCTTCCATTCTTATGTTGATGAGAATGGACTTCTTGATATTGATTTGGATGGACTAAAAGCGAGAATTCTCTATCTCTTCAATCTCAGCCCAGACGCCAATCTTGTCCTTACGTATATTGATGAAGATACCGACAATGTGGCACTTGTTGATGAAGAAGATTTTTACTATGCCATTGAACAATGCTTGAATCCCATGATGATAACTGCACGTTTAGACTATCACAAGAGAATGAGAGCTAGGGAAGAAACAGGCAGAAGTTCAAGACACTCATTGTCTAGTGTCTATACCTGTTTTGAGGAGTTCTTAAAATATGTTCCTAAGCCATTGCAGGGTAGAACTTCAGAGCCATTCGACAATCTGATGAATGGTGATGCATCCTCTAATCTAGAGTTCAGTCACATAGTGGAATGTTTAGCAAAGCTTAAATCAGGGTGTCAAACTATTGGAGCTTCCGAAATAGATCAAAAAGCGTCCGAGTTTTTAGAAACTTCAAAAGATACATTTTCTACGCCAAAGAAGTCTCTAGGTGATGAATCTATTGCTCCAATCCAAAAGAGCTATCAAAAAGAGTTGAATAAGGGAAATATCGACAGAAATGCAAGTACTCTTCGTTTGGACCCTGCTTCAATCCATGGAGCTGTCAAGGGTTTTCCTAAGCATGACCCAATACAACAGTCACCAGATCAG TTTCAGAAATTTTGCACAAATCCGTCATCTGCTGATGTTTTACGAGATAGTTTAATAAGACCGTGTGTGACGGGCCTTGGAAGTCTTCTCATTCAAGACATCAGCATAAAGGATGGCGATAAAATGAAGCCAAGTGTTTTAAGAAGTCTAAATGGAATGTCAAAAGATCAATTGGAAGCGAGGAAGATGATTAAGACAAGTGTTTTAAGAAGTTTACACGGACAAGGAATGGGACGAAGAGAGATGGCTTCAACTTGA